In one Mucilaginibacter sp. PAMB04168 genomic region, the following are encoded:
- a CDS encoding glucuronyl hydrolase — MLYKKTFWLSCLIGILTISSTYAQKATGFKKDKALLGSLSQQFKDGGAQYKLLAARLKADRFPKTYYAKTDSLETSGSGWWCSGFYPGTLFYLYRQTHDKALLAEANRILLPLEKEQYNKSTHDLGFMMYCSFGNALKVDPKPRYKQILLNSAKSLCTRFDPKVGCIKSWDSKKPEFLVIIDNMMNLELLFWATRVTGDSSFYKIAVTHANTTIKNHFRADYSSYHVIDYNPQTGAVQQKRTAQGYANESAWARGQAWGLYGYTVMYRHTRDKKYLVQANHIAQFILGHPNLPKDKIPYWDFNAPDIPRALRDASAGAVMASALLELCTYTDKAMAQRYFGSAQTMLKSLSAAPYKAALGSNGGFILQHSVGHIPQGTEVDVPLTYADYYFMEALERYKTL; from the coding sequence ATGCTATATAAGAAAACATTTTGGTTGAGCTGCCTGATAGGTATTTTGACCATATCATCAACGTACGCACAAAAGGCCACGGGCTTCAAGAAAGATAAGGCGCTGCTGGGTTCCTTAAGCCAGCAGTTTAAAGATGGCGGCGCCCAGTACAAGTTGCTGGCTGCGCGGTTGAAGGCAGACCGCTTTCCCAAAACCTACTATGCCAAAACCGATAGTTTGGAGACCAGCGGCTCGGGCTGGTGGTGCAGCGGCTTTTACCCCGGCACACTCTTTTACCTGTACAGGCAAACTCATGATAAGGCACTGCTGGCCGAGGCCAATCGTATCCTTTTGCCACTGGAAAAAGAACAGTATAACAAATCGACCCACGATCTGGGCTTTATGATGTACTGCAGCTTTGGCAACGCCTTAAAGGTTGACCCCAAGCCCCGCTATAAGCAAATACTGCTGAACAGCGCCAAATCCCTGTGCACCCGTTTTGACCCCAAGGTGGGCTGCATTAAATCATGGGATTCCAAAAAGCCGGAGTTTTTGGTGATCATTGATAACATGATGAATTTGGAACTGCTGTTCTGGGCCACCCGGGTAACCGGTGATTCGAGCTTTTACAAGATAGCGGTAACCCATGCCAATACCACAATAAAAAACCACTTCAGAGCTGATTACAGCTCATACCATGTTATCGACTATAACCCCCAGACAGGCGCCGTACAACAAAAGCGTACCGCCCAGGGCTACGCCAATGAGTCGGCCTGGGCCCGGGGGCAGGCCTGGGGCTTGTATGGTTATACGGTAATGTACCGCCATACCCGCGATAAGAAGTACCTGGTGCAGGCCAATCACATTGCGCAGTTTATCCTGGGCCACCCCAACCTGCCAAAAGACAAGATACCGTACTGGGATTTCAATGCGCCTGACATTCCCAGGGCCTTGAGGGATGCCTCGGCAGGAGCGGTGATGGCATCGGCCCTGCTGGAGCTATGCACTTATACGGATAAAGCCATGGCACAGCGCTACTTCGGCAGTGCGCAAACGATGCTCAAAAGCTTGTCGGCAGCGCCATACAAGGCAGCCCTGGGCAGTAACGGCGGCTTTATTCTGCAGCACAGCGTTGGGCACATCCCCCAGGGTACCGAAGTGGATGTACCCCTAACCTATGCCGACTACTATTTTATGGAGGCACTAGAACGGTATAAAACGTTGTAA